Proteins encoded together in one Vigna angularis cultivar LongXiaoDou No.4 chromosome 5, ASM1680809v1, whole genome shotgun sequence window:
- the LOC108339366 gene encoding B-box domain protein 30, with product MCKGVEGKKLGGSRRSLPPEGNSSFAATRGCSTSCELCGLQASLYCPADDAYLCRKCDEWVHRANFLALRHVRSFLCKTCQNLTHRYLIGISAEILLPVRWIVQKQNLPNSTTDEFCSRTIRRPLIFL from the coding sequence ATGTGCAAAGGCGTGGAAGGGAAAAAGCTTGGTGGTTCACGCAGAAGCTTACCACCTGAAGGGAATTCTTCATTTGCTGCAACAAGAGGTTGTTCAACATCTTGTGAGCTGTGTGGTTTGCAAGCTTCATTGTATTGTCCGGCAGATGATGCATATTTGTGCAGAAAATGTGACGAATGGGTTCACAGAGCCAATTTTTTGGCCCTTAGACATGTGAGGAGCTTTTTGTGCAAAACATGTCAGAACCTTACACACAGATATCTGATCGGAATCTCAGCAGAGATCCTTCTTCCAGTAAGATGGATTGTGCAGAAACAGAACCTTCCTAACAGCACCACCGATGAATTTTGTTCAAGAACGATTAGGAGACCTTTAATCTTTCTCTAG